One Camelina sativa cultivar DH55 chromosome 3, Cs, whole genome shotgun sequence genomic window carries:
- the LOC104761537 gene encoding uncharacterized protein LOC104761537, translated as MNTKTMRLPPRRVLTADKRKERDGAISSVTDKPPEISVKKLPPPPVNPISRKPTTAGAEPVGSNQLMLAGYLSHEFLTNGTLFGEQWNPARAQSVDQRKVKPSRSIETAEESEPKRKRYMEVTNLLRSDGAYLPGIVNPAQLARFLKL; from the coding sequence ATGAACACCAAAACTATGCGTCTTCCCCCACGTCGTGTTCTAACGGCGGATAAACGCAAAGAAAGAGACGGCGCCATCTCCTCCGTCACTGATAAACCGCCGGAAATCTCCGTGAAGAAGCTTCCTCCACCGCCGGTTAACCCCATTTCCAGGAAACCTACAACCGCAGGAGCCGAGCCGGTCGGCTCGAACCAGCTGATGTTAGCCGGCTATCTGAGCCACGAGTTCCTAACCAACGGCACACTCTTCGGAGAGCAATGGAACCCGGCTCGAGCCCAGTCAGTCGATCAAAGGAAGGTGAAGCCGAGCCGTAGTATCGAGACGGCTGAGGAAAGTGAGCCGAAACGGAAGAGGTACATGGAGGTTACAAATCTTCTCCGGTCAGATGGGGCCTACCTGCCCGGTATCGTCAATCCTGCCCAGCTTGCCCGATTTCTCAAACTCTGA
- the LOC104761547 gene encoding phospholipid--sterol O-acyltransferase, which yields MGANLKSITASFTVIAVFFLICGGGAAVEDETEFHGDYSKLSGIIIPGFASTQLRAWSILDCPYTPLDFNPLDLVWLDTTKLLSAVNCWYKCMVLDPYNQTDHPECKSRPDSGLSAITELDPGYITGPLSTVWKEWLKWCVEFGIEANAIVAVPYDWRLSPTKLEERDLYFHKLKLTFETALKLRGGPSIVFAHSMGNNVFRYFLEWLRLEIAPKHYLEWLDQHIHAYFAVGAPLLGSVEAIKSTLSGVTFGLPVSEGTARLLSNSFASSLWLMPFSKNCKGDNTFWTHFSGGAAKKDKRVYHCDDEEYQSKYSGWPTNIINIEIPSTSVTETALANMTSMECGLPTLLSFTARELADGTLFKAIEGYDPDSKRMLHQLKKLYHDDPVFNPLTPWERPPIKNVFCIYGAHLKTEVGYYFAPSGKPYPDNWIITDVIYETEGSLVSRSGTVVDGNAGPITGDETVPYHSLSWCKNWLGPKVNITMAPQPEHDGSDVHVDLHVEHEHGSDIIANMTKAPRVKYITFYEDSESIPGKRTAVWELDKTNHRNIVRSPVLMRELWLQMWHDIQPGAKSKFVTKAKRGPLRDADCYWDYGKACCAWQEYCEYRYSFGDVHLGQSCRLRNTSANMLLQYI from the exons ATGGGAGCGAATTTGAAATCGATAACGGCTTCTTTCACTGTCATCGCcgtctttttcttgatttgtggTGGCGGAGCTGCGGTGGAGGATGAGACCGAGTTTCACGGCGACTACTCCAAGCTGTCAGGTATAATCATTCCGGGATTCGCGTCGACGCAGTTGCGAGCGTGGTCGATCCTTGACTGTCCATACACTCCGTTGGACTTCAATCCGCTCGACCTCGTGTGGCTAGACACCACTAAG CTTCTTTCTGCTGTGAACTGCTGGTATAAGTGTATGGTGCTAGATCCTTATAATCAAACGGACCATCCCGAGTGTAAGTCACGGCCTGACAGTGGTCTTTCAGCGATCACAGAATTGGATCCAGGTTACATAACAG GTCCTCTTTCTACTGTCTGGAAAGAGTGGCTTAAGTGGTGTGTTGAGTTTGGCATAGAAGCTAATGCAATTGTCGCTGTTCCATACGATTGGAGATTGTCACCAACCAAATTGGAAGAGCGTGACCTTTACTTTCACAAGCTCAA GTTGACCTTTGAAACTGCCTTAAAACTCCGTGGCGGCCCTTCTATAGTCTTTGCCCATTCAATGGGTAATAATGTGTTCAGATACTTTCTGGAATGGCTGAGGCTAGAAATTGCACCAAAACATTACTTGGAGTGGCTTGATCAGCATATCCATGCTTATTTTGCTGTTG GAGCTCCTCTTCTTGGTTCAGTTGAGGCAATTAAATCGACTCTCTCTGGTGTAACATTTGGCCTTCCTGTTTCTGAG GGAACTGCTCGGTTGTTGTCCAATTCTTTTGCCTCTTCGTTGTGGCTTATGCCATTTTCAAAGAATTGCAAGGGTGATAACACATTCTGGACGCATTTTTCTGGTGGTGCTGCAAAGAAAGATAAGCGCGTATACCACTGTGATGACGAGGAATATCAATCGAAATATTCTGGCTGGCCGACGAATATCATTAACATTGAAATTCCTTCCACTAGCG TTACAGAAACAGCTCTAGCCAACATGACTAGCATGGAATGTGGTCTTCCCACCCTATTGTCGTTCACAGCTCGTGAACTAGCAGATGGGACTCTCTTCAAAGCAATTGAAGGCTATGACCCAGATAGCAAAAGGATGTTACACCAGTTAAAGAA GTTGTATCATGATGACCCTGTTTTTAATCCTCTGACTCCTTGGGAGAGACCACctataaaaaatgtattttgcaTATATGGTGCTCATTTAAAGACAGAG GTTGGTTATTACTTTGCCCCAAGTGGCAAACCTTATCCTGATAACTGGATCATTACTGATGTCATTTACGAAACTGAAGGTTCCCTCGTGTCAAG GTCTGGAACTGTGGTTGATGGGAATGCTGGACCTATAACTGGGGATGAGACG GTACCGTATCATTCACTCTCTTGGTGCAAGAATTGGCTCGGACCTAAAGTTAACATAACAATGGCTCCCCAG CCAGAACACGATGGAAGTGATGTACATGTGGACCTACATGTTGAGCATGAGCATGGGTCAGACATCATAGCGAACATGACAAAAGCACCAAGGGTTAAGTACATAACCTTTTATGAAGACTCTGAGAGCATTCCAGGAAAGAGAACTGCGGTCTGGGAGCTTGATAAGA CAAATCACAGGAATATCGTTAGATCTCCAGTTCTGATGCGGGAGTTATGGCTTCAGATGTGGCATGACATTCAGCCTGGTGCGAAGTCCAAATTTGTCACCaaag CCAAGCGCGGGCCACTTAGAGATGCGGATTGCTACTGGGATTATGGGAAAGCCTGTTGTGCTTGGCAAGAATACTGTGAATACAG ATACAGTTTCGGGGATGTTCACTTAGGACAAAGTTGTAGATTGAGGAACACATCTGCTAATATGCTGCTCCAGTACATATAA